A single genomic interval of Agromyces cerinus harbors:
- the eno gene encoding phosphopyruvate hydratase, with the protein MAIIEAVGAREILDSRGNPTVEVEVLLDDGSLARAAVPSGASTGAFEAYELRDGDKDRYLGKGVQKAVDAVLDDLGPAIEDLDAADQRLVDAALIEADGTDNKSRLGANAILGVSLAVAKAAADSADLPLFRYLGGPNAHVLPVPMMNIINGGAHADTGVDIQEFMVLPIGAPSYSEGLRWGVETYHALKSLLKAKGLSTGLGDEGGFAPDFAHNRAALDFISEAIEKAGFTLGTDLALGLDVAASEFYENGVYTFEGKERTSAELSAYYAELAAAYPLVSIEDPLDESDWDGWAQLTAELGSKVQLVGDDLFVTNPKRLAEGIAKHTGNSILVKVNQIGTLTETLDAVTLAQRSGYTAVMSHRSGETEDTTIADLAVATDCGQIKTGAPARSERVAKYNQLLRIEEELGEAAVYAGRTAFPRYTA; encoded by the coding sequence GTGGCAATCATCGAAGCTGTAGGCGCACGCGAGATTCTCGACTCGCGCGGCAACCCGACCGTCGAGGTCGAGGTGCTGCTCGACGACGGTTCGCTGGCCCGCGCTGCGGTGCCCTCGGGCGCATCGACCGGTGCCTTCGAGGCGTACGAGCTGCGCGACGGCGACAAGGACCGCTACCTCGGCAAGGGCGTGCAGAAGGCCGTCGACGCCGTGCTCGACGACCTCGGCCCGGCCATCGAAGACCTCGACGCCGCCGACCAGCGCCTCGTCGACGCGGCGCTCATCGAGGCCGACGGCACCGACAACAAGAGCCGCCTCGGCGCCAACGCCATCCTCGGCGTGAGCCTCGCGGTCGCGAAGGCCGCAGCCGACTCGGCCGACCTGCCGCTCTTCCGCTACCTCGGCGGCCCCAACGCCCACGTGCTGCCCGTGCCGATGATGAACATCATCAACGGCGGTGCGCACGCCGACACCGGTGTCGACATCCAGGAGTTCATGGTGCTGCCGATCGGCGCGCCGAGCTACTCCGAGGGCCTGCGCTGGGGCGTCGAGACCTACCACGCGCTCAAGAGCCTGCTGAAGGCCAAGGGCCTCTCGACGGGCCTCGGCGACGAGGGCGGCTTCGCCCCCGACTTCGCGCACAACCGCGCGGCGCTCGACTTCATCTCCGAGGCGATCGAGAAGGCCGGCTTCACGCTCGGCACCGACCTCGCACTCGGGCTGGATGTCGCGGCGAGCGAGTTCTACGAGAACGGCGTCTACACGTTCGAGGGCAAGGAGCGCACGTCGGCCGAGCTGAGCGCGTACTACGCCGAGCTCGCCGCCGCGTACCCGCTCGTTTCGATCGAGGACCCGCTCGACGAGTCCGACTGGGACGGCTGGGCGCAGCTCACCGCCGAGCTCGGCTCGAAGGTGCAGCTCGTCGGCGACGACCTGTTCGTCACCAACCCGAAGCGCCTCGCCGAGGGCATCGCCAAGCACACCGGCAACTCGATCCTCGTCAAGGTGAACCAGATCGGCACCCTGACCGAGACCCTCGACGCCGTCACCCTCGCGCAGCGCTCGGGCTACACCGCCGTCATGTCGCACCGCTCGGGCGAGACCGAAGACACGACGATCGCCGACCTCGCGGTCGCGACCGACTGCGGTCAGATCAAGACGGGCGCGCCCGCTCGGAGCGAGCGGGTCGCCAAGTACAATCAGCTTCTGAGGATCGAAGAGGAACTCGGTGAGGCCGCGGTGTACGCCGGCCGCAC
- the hisS gene encoding histidine--tRNA ligase — MAASVTPPRGMRDFLPAEKARREHALGVIRGVYAAHGFDEIETPVMEDSSRLHAGLGGDNEKLAFAVMKRALGADDLARAAASGDALSLADLGLRYDLTVPLARFYATHRAALPPVFRSIQIAPVWRAERPQKGRYRQFVQCDIDIIGEAGALAELELLTATVATLDALGLAGCTIRLNDRRILAGILASWGVPDELRERALITIDKLDKIGTGGVAAELAELGIVTGDADVAAELEALTNADWHLADGVAPPPTWLDGEAYADLLALRAALPDAAIEFDPTLVRGMGYYTGTIFEIAHPDYGYSLGGGGRYDGMIGRFLGQEVPACGFSIGFERIVDLLAVRDEERPRAVVLVYDTDVPAARLLELKRELVASGSRVRLERRVKNLRALLERVTADGFDAFAQVGAETTDAASLSFRDLAA, encoded by the coding sequence ATGGCTGCATCCGTCACCCCTCCGCGCGGCATGCGCGACTTCCTCCCCGCCGAGAAGGCCCGCCGCGAGCACGCCCTCGGCGTGATCCGCGGGGTGTACGCGGCGCACGGCTTCGACGAGATCGAGACGCCCGTCATGGAGGACTCGTCGCGGCTGCACGCCGGGCTCGGCGGCGACAACGAGAAGCTCGCCTTCGCCGTCATGAAGCGCGCGCTCGGCGCCGACGACCTCGCGCGCGCCGCGGCATCCGGCGACGCGCTCTCGCTCGCCGACCTAGGGCTGCGCTACGACCTCACGGTGCCGCTCGCCCGGTTCTACGCGACGCACCGGGCAGCGCTGCCGCCCGTGTTCCGCTCGATCCAGATCGCGCCCGTGTGGCGTGCCGAGCGCCCGCAGAAGGGCCGCTACCGGCAGTTCGTGCAGTGCGACATCGACATCATCGGCGAGGCGGGTGCGCTCGCCGAGCTCGAGCTGCTCACCGCGACCGTCGCGACGCTCGATGCGCTCGGCCTCGCGGGCTGCACCATCCGCCTGAACGACCGGCGCATCCTCGCCGGCATCCTCGCCTCGTGGGGCGTGCCCGACGAGCTGCGCGAGCGAGCGCTCATCACGATCGACAAGCTCGACAAGATCGGCACCGGGGGAGTGGCGGCCGAACTCGCCGAGCTCGGCATCGTCACCGGCGACGCGGATGTCGCCGCCGAACTCGAGGCGCTGACCAACGCCGACTGGCACCTCGCCGATGGTGTCGCACCGCCGCCCACCTGGCTCGACGGCGAGGCCTACGCCGACCTGCTCGCGCTGCGCGCGGCCCTGCCCGACGCGGCGATCGAGTTCGACCCCACCCTCGTGCGCGGCATGGGCTACTACACGGGCACGATCTTCGAGATCGCCCACCCCGACTACGGCTACTCGCTCGGCGGCGGCGGCCGCTACGACGGCATGATCGGCCGCTTCCTCGGCCAAGAGGTGCCCGCGTGCGGCTTCTCGATCGGCTTCGAGCGCATCGTCGACCTGCTCGCCGTGCGCGACGAGGAGCGCCCGCGCGCGGTCGTGCTCGTCTACGATACGGACGTCCCGGCCGCACGCCTGCTCGAGCTGAAGCGCGAGCTCGTGGCATCCGGTTCGCGGGTGCGCCTCGAGCGCCGGGTGAAGAACCTGCGCGCCCTGCTCGAGCGCGTCACCGCCGACGGCTTCGACGCGTTCGCGCAGGTCGGCGCCGAGACGACGGATGCCGCGTCGCTCTCGTTCCGCGACCTCGCCGCGTAG
- a CDS encoding DUF6841 family protein, with the protein MGIEDWRLEEFFDRYAEAQRDFDADATARFWGLPGMVITDDFAGALESRADMATGLSSSYPLHRRLGFAGIVPELRAVSALTDVISLVRVRWSHLDADDELIVTSDVEYLVRDDADGLRIYVAVGIDEADALRRAAAAKGIELDAG; encoded by the coding sequence ATGGGCATCGAGGACTGGCGGCTCGAGGAGTTCTTCGACCGGTACGCCGAGGCGCAGCGCGACTTCGACGCCGATGCCACCGCCCGGTTCTGGGGGCTTCCCGGCATGGTGATCACCGACGACTTCGCCGGCGCACTCGAGAGCCGCGCCGACATGGCGACCGGGCTCTCGTCGTCGTACCCGCTCCACCGTCGTCTCGGCTTCGCGGGAATCGTGCCCGAGCTCCGCGCGGTCAGCGCACTCACCGACGTCATCTCCCTGGTGCGTGTGCGCTGGAGTCACCTCGATGCGGACGACGAGCTCATCGTGACGAGCGACGTCGAGTACCTCGTGCGCGACGACGCCGACGGGTTGCGCATCTACGTCGCCGTCGGCATCGACGAGGCCGACGCGCTGCGCCGTGCTGCGGCGGCCAAGGGCATCGAGCTCGACGCGGGCTGA
- a CDS encoding MazG family protein yields the protein MSAAHPGLDELIDTVALLRAPGGCPWDADQTHESLVQYLVEESWELIDAIESGSREEMIEELGDVLYQVLFHADLAAHTDGERFDIDDVARHMTAKMVSRHPHVFGDREAETAADVVAFWDDLKADEKPHRTSVLDGIPRGMPALALAQKVLGKAEKVGVADATAQALPAAAPVDEDELGRVLLGLVASARSQGLDAERALRAAVRGLEDEVRAAEESRAGSRTD from the coding sequence ATGAGCGCAGCGCACCCCGGACTCGACGAACTCATCGACACCGTGGCCCTGCTCCGGGCACCGGGCGGCTGCCCGTGGGACGCGGACCAGACCCACGAGAGCCTCGTGCAGTATCTCGTCGAGGAGAGCTGGGAGCTCATCGACGCGATCGAGTCGGGCAGTCGCGAGGAGATGATCGAGGAGCTCGGCGACGTGCTCTACCAGGTGCTCTTCCACGCCGATCTCGCGGCCCACACCGACGGCGAGCGCTTCGACATCGACGACGTCGCCCGCCACATGACGGCGAAGATGGTGTCGCGGCATCCGCACGTCTTCGGCGATCGCGAGGCCGAGACCGCAGCCGACGTCGTCGCCTTCTGGGACGACCTGAAGGCCGACGAGAAGCCGCATCGCACGAGCGTGCTCGACGGCATCCCGCGCGGCATGCCCGCGCTCGCCCTCGCGCAGAAGGTGCTCGGCAAGGCCGAGAAGGTCGGCGTGGCGGATGCCACGGCGCAGGCCCTGCCCGCCGCCGCGCCGGTCGATGAGGACGAGCTCGGCCGGGTGCTGCTCGGGCTCGTGGCATCCGCGCGTTCGCAGGGTCTCGACGCCGAGCGGGCGCTGCGCGCCGCCGTGCGCGGCCTCGAAGACGAGGTGCGAGCGGCCGAGGAGTCGCGCGCCGGATCGCGAACCGACTGA